In Amphiura filiformis chromosome 2, Afil_fr2py, whole genome shotgun sequence, one DNA window encodes the following:
- the LOC140138145 gene encoding uncharacterized protein codes for MRSGAKRIIYGYLLCYPRFRRFNTRDETREAPFICRYCKRGFYSDFDQYRFHVHRHLKKLHRYWWKLRTNPNQNTRILIRENLNLQKQNENLRNQNICRAVTPVSNGESCRVITQSNTEPHKSKILDHKPSNLKPYLRVVIHRLKYPIPDQTSEGAQVTIEETHKSRYLDKLGKNLDKNVEILSQENLNLQKNENRNRNICRVVTQSNGDPQRVIPQSNEQSCRVVTQNNEDSQRVITQSNKESCRDVTQSNVDSQRVITQSKEESSRVITQSNGDSQRVITQSVEESCRVITQSNEDSHRVIPQRNKESCRVVTQSNVDSQRVITQSNEESCRVVTQSNGDSQRVITQSNEESCRVVTQSNGVSQRVANQSNEESCRVITQSNVDSQRVITQSNKESCRVITGTQSNGDSQRVITQSNKESCRVITGTQSNGDSQRVIAQSNKESCRVVTQSIEDSHRVIPHSNKESSRVVTQSNVDSQRVSTQSKEGLSRVITQSNGDSQRVITQSNEESCRDVTQSNVDSQSVITQSNEESCRVITESNEDSQRVITQSNKESCRVIPQSNGDSQRVITQSNKESCRVITGTQSNGDSQRVIAQSNKESCRVVTQSIEDSHRVIPHSNKESSRVVTQSNVDSQRVSTQSKEEPSRVITQSNGDSQRVITQSKEESSRVITQSNGDSQRVITQSVEESCRVITQSNEDSHRVILNATKSHAESLLKVM; via the exons ATGAGGTCTGGTGCAAAAAGAATCATCTACGGTTATCTTCTTT GTTACCCAAGATTCAGAAGATTTAACACAAGAGATGAAACAAGAGAGGCGCCCTTCATATGTAGATATTGCAAAAGAGGATTTTATAGCGACTTTGATCAGTATAGATTTCATGTACATAGACATTTGAAAAAGCTTCACAGGTATTGGTGGAAACTAAGGACAAATCCGAATCAAAATACGAGGATTTTAATCCGAGAGAATTTGAACTTGCAGAAGCAAAATGAAAATCTGCGAAATCAGAACATCTGCAGAGCTGTTACACCTGTAAGCAATGGAGAGTCATGCAGAGTCATTACTCAGAGCAACACAGAGCCACATAAGAGCAAAATCTTGGACCATAAACCAAGCAACTTGAAGCCTTATTTGAGAGTAGTAATTCACCGATTGAAATATCCAATTCCTGATCAAACCAGTGAGGGCGCTCAGGTTACGATAGAAGAGACTCACAAAAGCAGGTATTTGGATAAACTAGGAAAGAATCTTGATAAAAATGTGGAGATTTTAAGCCAAGAGAATTTGAACTTGCAGAAAAACGAAAATCGTAATCGTAACATTTGCAGAGTGGTTACACAAAGTAATGGAGATCCACAAAGAGTCATCCCTCAGAGCAACGAGCAGTCATGCCGAGTCGTTACTCAAAACAATGAAGATTCACAAAGAGTCATCACTCAAAGCAACAAAGAGTCATGCAGAGACGTTACTCAAAGTAATGTAGATTCACAAAGAGTCATCACTCAAAGCAAGGAAGAGTCGTCCAGAGTTATTACTCAAAGCAATGGAGATTCACAAAGAGTCATCACTCAAAGCGTCGAAGAGTCATGCAGAGTCATTACTCAAAGCAATGAAGATTCACACAGAGTCATCCCTCAACGCAACAAAGAGTCATGCAGAGTCGTTACTCAAAGTAATGTAGATTCACAAAGAGTCATCACTCAAAGCAATGAAGAGTCATGCAGAGTTGTTACTCAAAGTAATGGAGATTCACAAAGAGTCATCACTCAAAGCAACGAAGAGTCATGCAGAGTTGTTACTCAAAGTAATGGAGTTTCACAAAGAGTCGCCAATCAAAGCAACGAAGAGTCATGCAGAGTCATTACTCAAAGTAATGTAGATTCACAAAGAGTCATCACTCAAAGCAACAAAGAGTCATGCAGAGTCATTACCGGTACTCAAAGTAATGGAGATTCACAAAGAGTCATCACTCAAAGCAACAAAGAGTCATGCAGAGTCATTACCGGTACTCAAAGTAATGGAGATTCACAAAGAGTCATCGCTCAAAGCAACAAAGAGTCATGCAGAGTTGTTACTCAAAGTATTGAAGATTCACACAGAGTCATCCCTCATAGCAACAAAGAGTCATCCAGAGTCGTTACTCAAAGTAATGTAGATTCACAAAGAGTTAGCACTCAAAGCAAGGAAGGGCTGTCCAGAGTCATTACTCAAAGCAATGGAGATTCACAAAGAGTCATCACTCAAAGCAATGAAGAGTCATGCAGAGACGTTACTCAAAGTAATGTAGATTCACAAAGCGTCATCACTCAAAGCAACGAAGAGTCATGCAGAGTCATTACTGAAAGCAATGAAGATTCACAAAGAGTCATCACTCAAAGCAACAAAGAGTCATGCAGAGTCATTCCTCAAAGCAATGGAGATTCACAAAGAGTCATCACTCAAAGCAACAAAGAGTCATGCAGAGTCATTACCGGTACTCAAAGTAATGGAGATTCACAAAGAGTCATCGCTCAAAGCAACAAAGAGTCATGCAGAGTCGTTACTCAAAGTATTGAAGATTCACACAGAGTCATTCCTCATAGCAACAAAGAGTCATCCAGAGTCGTTACTCAAAGTAATGTAGATTCACAAAGAGTCAGCACTCAAAGCAAGGAAGAGCCGTCCAGAGTCATTACTCAAAGCAATGGAGATTCACAAAGAGTCATCACTCAAAGCAAGGAAGAGTCGTCCAGAGTTATTACTCAAAGCAATGGAGATTCACAAAGAGTCATCACTCAAAGCGTCGAAGAGTCATGCAGAGTCATTACTCAAAGCAATGAAGATTCACACAGAGTCATCCTCAACGCAACAAAGAGTCATGCAGAGTCGTTACTCAAAGTAATGTAG